Genomic window (Streptomyces yatensis):
CCCGCAGCGCGTCGATGTTGGAGGAGGCGGCGACGACGGCCACGGCGTCGTCCGCCTCCAGGCCCTCGCGGAGGAAGGGGACGCAGACGTCGACGACTTCGTCCTCGTCGCGATAGAGGAATCCGCGATGCATCATCGCATCGCGGTGGTCCGCGACAGGACTGCTCGGGCTGGTCATCGGGCCTCCCTGGGGCTCGGCCGGCGAAAACACTTCAGGTGCGTCATCGAATTTCCGGACGGTATAGCGCAGTCTGCCACTTCTCCGGCCCGGTGCGCAGCCCGTTCCGGCCATACGTGGACGGCATCCTGACGGTGCATTAGCATCCTCGGGCGTGACAGAGCTGAAGAACATCAACGCAAATGGACTTGATTTCGGGTATTTCGAAGCGGGCCCGGCCGACGCCCCATTGGCGCTCTGCTTGCACGGCTTCCCGGACACCGCGCACTCCTGGCGTCATCTGCTTCCCGCGCTCGCGGGCGCGGGCTACCACGCCGTCGCGCCCTTTCTGAGGGGCTACGCCCCCTCCGGCATACCGGCCGACGGCGCCTACCAGGCGGGTGCGATCGCCGCCGACGCCAACGCGCTCCACGAGGCATTCGGCGGCGACGGTGACGCCGTGCTCATCGGCCACGACTGGGGCGCCATCGCCACGTACGGCGCCACCGGCAGCGCCCCCGAGCGCTGGCGGCGCGCGGTCACGATGTCGGTGCCCCCGCTGGGCGGGGTGCTGGCCGACTTCTTCAACTATGACTACGGCCAGTTCAAGCGCTCCTTCTACATCTTCCTGTTCCAGACGCCGCTGGCCGAGGCCGGTGCGGCGGCGCACGACATGGCCCTGATCGACGGCCTGTGGCGCGACTGGTCGCCCGGCTACGAGGACGCCGCCGAGGACATCGCGCACGTCAAGGAGAGCCTGCGGGACCCGGCCCATCTCGCCGCCGCGATCGGCTACTACCGGGCCCTGTTCGACCCGACGCGCCATGTGGCGGCGTACGCGGCCGAGCAGGAGGCCGTCACGGCCACCGGGGAGACCCCCATCCTCTATCTGCACGGCACCGACGACGGCTGCATCGGCGCCGATGTCGTCAAGGGGGCCGAGGACCACCTCCCGGCGGGCTCGCGCAGGGAACTGGTCGAGGGCACCGGGCACTTCCTCCACCTGGAGGCGCCCGAGCGGATCAATCGGGAGGTCCTGGCCTGGCTCGCCGGGTGACCGGGCGGCCCTCGGCGCGCGCCTTGCTGCCACATGGCGTGTGACCAGGGTCTTTCCCATCTCGGAACGCGGTACGGCCGCGGCGGGGATCTCGGTCGGGGCGGACCCGGTCGAGCCGCCGCGGCCGTCGCTTTACCGCCGGTATACCGCCGCTGGTCCGCCCTCTTCCATGCTGGGCGCATCGCTACAGCCGCCCGGTAGGGACGCGTCTGGAGAGGGCCTGTGAACGTCGACCAGCAGCATCAGCCTCGCACCGAGGACGAACCCCTCTACGCCTGGAGCACCTTCCAGCTCTGCGGCGGGGTGGAGGGGTCCGGCCCGAGCGGCACCTGCCGGGCCGAACACACCGCTCGCACCTGTCTGGAAGCGGCACTCCAGGCCACCGCGACCCATTCCGGGGCGTACTCCTGGGGGCAGCTCAGCCGGGTGTCCGCCGATGTCGGGCTGCCCTTCCACCTATGGGCGCGGGATCCGGTCGCCTGGGCCGAACCGGGGCCCAGCAAGACGGTCACCTGGCGTCCGGGCGCGGCTCCGCATCCGCAGTGATCCGGGACCGTCCGCGGTGAGGCGAGGCAGTGCTATGGGTAAGGAATCACGATGAAGAGCAGCGGACCCGGGATAGGGCTCCTCAGGGCAAGGGCGTGGCGGCCCGCCGACCATGGCCGTCTCGCGGTCAGCGAGGCGAATCCGGCCAGGGTCTACAACTATCTGGTCGGCGGTAAGGACAATTACCTCGCCGATTACGAGCAGGCCCAGCGATTTCTCGGAGTCGCACCGGAAGTCCGCGATACCGCGCTCTCCAATCGGAGATTCCTGCACCGCGCCGTCCGTCATCTCGCCGCCAG
Coding sequences:
- a CDS encoding alpha/beta fold hydrolase, which codes for MTELKNINANGLDFGYFEAGPADAPLALCLHGFPDTAHSWRHLLPALAGAGYHAVAPFLRGYAPSGIPADGAYQAGAIAADANALHEAFGGDGDAVLIGHDWGAIATYGATGSAPERWRRAVTMSVPPLGGVLADFFNYDYGQFKRSFYIFLFQTPLAEAGAAAHDMALIDGLWRDWSPGYEDAAEDIAHVKESLRDPAHLAAAIGYYRALFDPTRHVAAYAAEQEAVTATGETPILYLHGTDDGCIGADVVKGAEDHLPAGSRRELVEGTGHFLHLEAPERINREVLAWLAG